In Xiphophorus maculatus strain JP 163 A chromosome 15, X_maculatus-5.0-male, whole genome shotgun sequence, the following are encoded in one genomic region:
- the smc6 gene encoding structural maintenance of chromosomes protein 6, translated as MSKRRNTAVSETSNKRLRSVVNGESEDDDEDQDIAESEQGDSAPSKRFQCTGDVVSDAGIVESITLRNFMCHSLLGPFAFGSNVNFVVGNNGSGKSAILTALIVALGGNAQATNRGSSLKGFVKEGESSADVSITLRNKGRDAYKLDVYGPTITIDLRITREGLRTYKLKSGGGQVISTKKEELISILDNFNIQVNNPVSVLTQEMSKYFLHSKGEGDKYRFFMKATQLEQMREDFIYIKATKQVTEEKVEQHGECLKDLKRKYLEKEDRYKSLASLGEMHAKLEELQKQMAWSLVTEVERQLEPVKEKLQADKRSTEKYDEKVDEWKNKVEQAEKKYKQIQEQLEGITQQVQELQPKCAELKAKAQECNSLLKSCELTVHRCRTNLRDLEKDKTQLSSRIKDLTLSISQTTGAESQARAERMAQIQAEQENLNLHISTLGQQIDMFQHARNCVKEEQGKMRMEYDGLKKSIDTNKRKLQTMKSSRSNRLRRFGEHMPALLSAIEKANSKGHFRHKPRGPLGYLIGLKDPELALAVEICIKHLLMAFTCDNYEDEKVLKSLMTNVYKSGQRPTIITSQFLHHVHDTRRRAVNHPQYPSVLQALDIEDPVVANCLIDQKNIESILLIKNRTEARRIMQGKNPPANCIQAFSKDGDQIFTNRNYTCDQTRPNYLSGDVEEEIRHLQRELENQAGQEARFQQQMRKLDEDIKHNEGLLRKVLLEQRTTKDKATKLQFELTDLENVEEPQSEDLRPLEEELQEIVTKISFKRAEYEEAKTKMANLKADYDRADQEYKQHKENISTITEEADSVKDELSKTDQEVTKCKHHKKHYDDKRSAHLRNIHTLEAQLKNKEEDLAVSVAKASEICPERLEVRRTAKSIDSEINRLKVKITTQQEQQGDREEIVRQYHEALESYKNMSQQMRSLNSFIRSLDNVMNYRLQVYADLRKFLSARCKYYFNSMLAQRGYSGSMTFDHKNETLTISVQPGQGNKADLSDMRSLSGGERSFSTVCFVLSLWAITESPFRCLDEFDVYMDMVNRRISMDMMLKVAASQRYRQFIFLTPQYMSSLPVSKTIRILRLKDPDRGQNNFRNEEQ; from the exons ATGTCGAAGCGAAGAAACACAGCTGTCAGTGAAACCTCAAACAAACGTCTCCGATCTGTCGTGAATGGTGAAAGTGAGGACGACGACGAGGATCAGGATATTGCTGAAAGTGAGCAGGGAGATTCCGCTCCGAGTAAACGG TTTCAGTGTACTGGTGATGTGGTGAGTGATGCAGGGATAGTGGAGAGCATCACTCTGAGGAACTTCATGTGTCACTCACTACTTGGACCCTTTGCATTTGGCTCCAATGTCAACTTTGTTGTTGGTAATAATGGAA GTGGAAAAAGTGCCATTCTGACAGCTCTCATAGTTGCCTTAGGGGGGAATGCACAGGCTACAAATAGAGGATCCTCCTTGAAGGGTTTTGTGAAAGAAGGAGAAAG ttCTGCTGATGTGTCAATCACCCTGCGTAACAAAGGGAGAGATGCTTACAAGCTCGATGTGTACGGCCCAACCATCACCATAGACCTGCGAATAACACGGGAAGGGCTGAGGACCTACAAACTGAAGAGTGGCGGAG GTCAGGTCATCTCTACCAAAAAAGAAGAGCTAATTTCCATCTTGGACAATTTCAACATTCAG GTTAACAATCCTGTGTCAGTTCTCACACAGGAAATGAGCAAATACTTCCTGCACTCTAAAGGAGAAGGAGACAAGTATAGG tTTTTCATGAAGGCTACGCAACTAGAGCAGATGAGGGAGGACTTTATTTATATCAAAGCCACCAAGCAAGTCACAGAGGAGAAAGTCGAGCAGCATGGAGAA tgtttgaaaGACTTGAAGCGTAAATACCTTGAAAAAGAGGACCGGTACAAGAGCTTAGCTTCACTTGGGGAAATGCACGCCAAACTGGAAGAATTGCAGAAACAGATGGCTTGGTCCTTG GTGACTGAAGTAGAAAGACAGCTAGAACCAGTGAAGGAGAAGTTACAGGCAGACAAACGTTCCACAGAGAAATATGATGAAAAGGTTGATGAATGGAAG AATAAGGTTGAGCAAGCCGAGAAAAAGTACAAGCAGATTCAGGAACAGCTGGAGGGAATCACTCAGCAAGTCCAGGAGCTCCAGCCTAAATGTGCTGAGCTTAAGGCTAAAGCCCAGGAATGCAACAGCCTTCTCAAGTCCTGTGAG CTCACTGTCCATAGGTGTAGAACTAACCTCAGGGAcctggaaaaagacaaaacccaGCTGTCTTCACGTATAAAGGATCTGACTCTGAG CATCAGCCAGACAACTGGAGCAGAGAGCCAGGCGAGGGCAGAACGTATGGCGCAGATTCAAGCCGAGCAGGAAAACCTCAATCTTCACATTTCCACTCTAGGTCAACAGATTGACATGTTTCAACACGCCCGCAACTGTGTCAAAGAAGAACAAGGAAAGATGAG AATGGAGTATGATGGCCTCAAGAAATCTATCgacacaaacaaaaggaaactacAGACCATGAAGAGCAGCCGCTCGAATCGACTTCGGCGTTTTGGAGAACATATGCCTGCATTGCTTAGTGCTATTGAGAAAGCTAACAGCAAAGGCCACTTCAGACACAAACCTCGGGGACCTCTGG GTTACCTTATTGGTCTGAAGGACCCAGAGCTGGCATTGGCTGTGGAAATATGTATTAAACACCTGCTTATGGCCTTCACATGTGACAACTATGAGGATGAAAAGGTTCTTAAGAGCCTCATGACCAACGTGTACAAATCTGGTCAAAGGCCAACCATCATCACCAGTCAATTCCTCCACCATGTCCATGATACAAGAAGAAG ggCTGTGAATCATCCCCAATATCCCTCTGTGCTTCAAGCTCTGGACATTGAAGACCCCGTTGTGGCCAACTGCCTTATTGATCAAAAAAACATTGAGAGCATTCTTCTTATTAAG AATCGCACAGAGGCTCGGAGAATAATGCAGGGCAAGAATCCTCCAGCTAACTGCATCCAAGCTTTCTCTAAGGATGGTGATCAGATCTTCACTAATCGTAATTACACTTGTGATCAGACCAGACCAAACTACCTCTCAGGGGATGTTGAGGAAGAAATCAG GCATTTACAGAGAGAACTAGAAAACCAGGCAGGTCAGGAAGCTCGTTTCCAGCAACAAATGAGAAAGTTGGATGAAGACATCAAACACAATGAGGGGCTTCTAAGAAAAGTGCTCTTGGAGCAAAGGACTACCaaa gataAGGCCACCAAGCTCCAGTTTGAGTTGACAGACCTAGAGAATGTGGAAGAGCCTCAGTCAGAGGACCTCAGGCCGCTG GAGGAAGAGCTTCAAGAGATTGTTACAAAGATTTCATTCAAGCGTGCTGAGTACGAGGAAGCTAAAACCAAAATGGCCAACCTGAAGGCAGATTATGACAGAGCAGACCAGGAATACAAGCAGCACAAAGAGAACATAAGCACCATCACTGAGGAGGCTGATTCAGTAAAG GATGAGCTGAGTAAAACTGACCAGGAGGTGACGAAGTGCAAACATCACAAGAAACACTACGATGACAAACGCAGTGCCCATCTCCGCAACATTCACACTCTTGAAGCtcaactgaaaaacaaggaGGAAGACCTTGCG GTCTCTGTTGCTAAGGCTTCTGAGATTTGTCCAGAACGCCTTGAAGTTCGTCGAACTGCCAAAAGTATTGACAGTGAAATTAATCGTCTCAAAGTCAAGATCACAACTCAGCAGGAACAACAAGGGGACCGCGAGGAGATTGTGAG GCAATATCATGAGGCTTTAGAGAGCTACAAGAATATGTCTCAGCAAATGAGGAGCCTGAACAGCTTCATCAGAAGTCTGGATAACGTCATGAACTACAGACTCCAGGTTTACGCTGATCTCAGAAA aTTCCTCTCAGCCCGTTGTAAATACTACTTTAATAGTATGCTGGCTCAGAGAGGCTATAGTGGAAGCATGACGTTTGACCACAAGAATGAGACCTTGACCATCTCG GTCCAGCCAGGCCAAGGTAACAAAGCGGATCTGAGTGACATGCGTTCTCTGTCTGGAGGCGAGCGCTccttctccactgtttgttttgtcctcTCTCTCTGGGCAATCACAGAGTCGCCTTTCCGCTGCCTTGATGAGTTTGATGTTTACATG GACATGGTGAACAGGAGGATATCGATGGACATGATGCTGAAAGTAGCTGCCAGTCAACGTTACAGACAGTTCATTTTCCTCACGCCCCAGTACATGAG TTCTCTTCCGGTGAGCAAAACCATCCGTATCCTCCGCCTAAAGGACCCTGACCGAGGGCAGAACAACTTTCGCAATGAAGAGCAGTGA
- the c15h1orf115 gene encoding uncharacterized protein C1orf115 homolog, which produces MKPKSFPSRLFDRNSAGVSGERRNSCAAKYQRHVDSVDQPPSDGSSPNEKAKKDLNLAFLPERYEPLIDDEAKEEKKKRKKENYKKVKKNVGKALRTTWKCLMLGLYNFALAYSTPIAAAATFVPDFHPSRDRT; this is translated from the exons ATGAAGCCCAAATCTTTTCCATCCCGACTGTTTGACAGGAATTCAGCAGGAGTGTCGGGTGAAAGGAGGAATAGTTGTGCAGCAAAATATCAACGACATGTTGACTCTGTGGATCAACCACCTTCTGATGGCAGCAGTCCAAATGAGAAAGCCAAAAAAGACCTAAACCTTGCCTTTTTGCCAGAGAGGTATGAACCACTGATAGATGATGAGGctaaagaagagaagaaaaagaggaagaaagaaaactacaagaaagtaaaaaag AATGTTGGAAAGGCACTTCGCACCACCTGGAAGTGTCTGATGCTCGGTCTGTACAACTTCGCCCTCGCCTACTCCACTCCCAtcgcagcagcagcaacttTTGTTCCGGATTTTCACCCCAGCAGAGACAGGACATGA
- the tmem18 gene encoding transmembrane protein 18 produces the protein MTEQKPENISSIPIDGFSNLRITSIWTFLMSVQWSEPWLIGLIVFHVVCLFLTVVTCRFYRAQICHFLVIVGLVYSAEYLNELAAMNWRSFSNFQYFDSKGMFISLVYSIPLLLNAVIIVMVWVYRTFSTMTELKTLQLKRRARRERREKND, from the exons atgacagaacaaaaaccaGAGAATATTAGCTCCATACCAATCGACGGATTTAGTAATTTAAGAATCACGTCGATATGGACGTTTCTAATGTCG GTGCAGTGGTCGGAACCATGGCTAATCGGGCTCATAGTATTTCATGTGGTGTGTTTGTTCCTGACTGTAGTAACCTGCAGGTTTTACAGAGCTCAGATCTGCCACTTCCTGGTCATCG TTGGCCTGGTTTATAGTGCTGAGTATCTAAATGAGCTGGCAGCGATGAACTGGAG GTCTTTTTCTAATTTCCAGTATTTTGACTCCAAGGGAATGTTCATATCACTGGTTTACTCAATTCCTCTCCTTCTCAATGCAGTTATCATCGTG ATGGTGTGGGTTTACAGGACCTTTTCCACCATGACTGAACTCAAGACGCTTCAGCTGAAGAGAAGGGCCCGTcgagagagaagagagaaaaacgaCTGA